The Conexivisphaerales archaeon genome contains a region encoding:
- a CDS encoding dihydrolipoyl dehydrogenase, which translates to MKTYDLIVIGTGSAMNVVDAMLRSRPDMKIAVIDKDEPGGICLTRGCIPSKILLYPAELVRLIEKGRELGVSCDSVRVDFAGIMDRMRSLIGKDISQIKYALENSENIDYYHDVAEFVSPYTLRVGSEQITSNMIFLCTGSKTIIPDIEGIDDVGYLTSDTILSLRELPDSIAIVGGGYIAAEYGHFLSAMGSQVTIIGRNKQFLPEEEPEVSRVVKQELGRHITILTGQEVVKAERKAGKKVLTAVDRLSNKKITLEADEIMIAAGRGPLNDILHPERSNIQTTPDGWIKVNEYLETSQPGIWAMGDADGKHLFKHVANYESEVLYYNAVLKKRVKVDYSAVPHAVFTHPEVAAVGMGEREAIRKYGKDSILIGYYRYQDTAKGEAMAAKDYFVKILVRSEDYTILGAHIVGPDASILIHDIIVAMYSHERSLSPIMSSMFIHPALNEVVQRAAGNLLSVDEYHRILQESGLELESII; encoded by the coding sequence GATGCTGAGGTCAAGACCAGATATGAAGATAGCTGTAATAGATAAGGATGAACCAGGAGGTATCTGCCTCACCAGAGGCTGCATCCCTTCGAAGATACTGCTTTACCCCGCTGAACTTGTCAGGCTGATAGAGAAGGGCAGAGAGTTGGGGGTTTCCTGCGATTCTGTCAGGGTTGATTTTGCTGGAATAATGGACAGGATGAGGTCCTTGATAGGAAAAGACATTTCCCAGATAAAATATGCGCTTGAGAATTCTGAAAACATAGACTACTACCATGACGTCGCAGAATTCGTTTCACCCTATACTCTTCGTGTAGGTTCCGAACAAATCACTTCAAACATGATATTTCTGTGCACTGGTTCAAAGACCATAATCCCTGATATCGAAGGAATTGATGATGTTGGCTACCTGACAAGCGACACGATACTCAGCCTGAGAGAGCTTCCGGATAGCATAGCAATTGTGGGAGGAGGCTACATAGCTGCAGAGTATGGTCATTTTCTATCAGCAATGGGTTCTCAAGTGACAATAATCGGCAGAAATAAACAGTTCCTTCCCGAAGAGGAACCTGAAGTGTCAAGAGTTGTAAAGCAGGAGCTGGGTAGGCATATCACTATTCTGACTGGTCAAGAAGTTGTAAAAGCTGAAAGAAAGGCTGGAAAGAAGGTTCTTACAGCTGTTGACAGGCTTAGCAATAAGAAAATCACTTTGGAAGCAGATGAAATAATGATAGCAGCAGGCAGAGGCCCCCTGAACGACATACTACATCCGGAAAGATCAAACATTCAGACTACTCCAGATGGCTGGATAAAGGTGAACGAATACCTTGAAACCAGTCAGCCTGGGATATGGGCCATGGGTGATGCAGACGGAAAGCACCTCTTCAAACATGTAGCTAACTATGAGTCAGAAGTTCTCTACTACAACGCTGTACTTAAGAAAAGGGTGAAGGTTGACTACTCTGCTGTTCCGCATGCAGTCTTCACACATCCTGAAGTGGCTGCTGTAGGGATGGGAGAAAGAGAAGCAATAAGGAAGTACGGAAAGGATTCTATCCTGATCGGCTATTACAGGTATCAGGATACCGCGAAGGGAGAGGCCATGGCTGCGAAAGACTATTTCGTAAAGATCCTAGTCAGGTCTGAAGACTATACGATTCTGGGTGCGCATATAGTTGGCCCCGATGCATCCATACTCATCCATGACATAATTGTAGCAATGTATTCTCACGAGCGGAGCTTATCTCCTATCATGAGCTCCATGTTCATTCATCCTGCACTGAACGAAGTTGTCCAGAGAGCTGCAGGTAACCTGCTAAGCGTTGATGAGTATCATAGGATTCTGCAGGAAAGTGGGTTAGAATTAGAGAGCATCATCTGA
- a CDS encoding universal stress protein, producing the protein MTAENSGSAFVNIVAAVDGSEYSERAARTAAKLANKFGAKLTMVTVLTIPEYIVLEGNVPGPVLDRVYTDSTERAREVIARAVEIAKKEGVDAGSQVLSNVRSIVQAIVEYSEREKADLIVVGTRGMSGFKRLLMGSVSSGVANHAPCSVLIVR; encoded by the coding sequence ATGACAGCAGAGAATTCGGGAAGTGCGTTTGTGAATATAGTAGCAGCGGTTGATGGATCCGAATATTCCGAAAGGGCTGCAAGAACGGCTGCGAAGCTTGCAAACAAGTTTGGAGCAAAGCTGACCATGGTTACTGTGCTTACGATTCCAGAATACATCGTGCTCGAAGGTAATGTACCTGGGCCAGTCCTTGACAGAGTGTATACTGACTCAACAGAGAGGGCCAGAGAGGTGATAGCTAGAGCTGTAGAGATTGCGAAGAAGGAAGGGGTTGATGCTGGAAGCCAAGTGTTAAGCAACGTCAGGTCGATAGTGCAGGCTATAGTGGAGTATTCTGAGAGAGAAAAGGCAGACCTGATAGTTGTTGGAACCAGGGGAATGAGCGGTTTCAAGAGGCTGCTTATGGGCAGCGTCTCGAGCGGTGTTGCGAACCACGCACCCTGTTCCGTTCTGATTGTCAGATGA
- a CDS encoding peroxiredoxin — MLKPGDKAPDFNALSDSGESVSLSEYLKKGPVILYFYPKDNSPGCTTEAISFRESWNRIRDLGADVIGVSSDDVESHRGFKSSCNLPFTLLSDVGSKIRKLYGVTGLLIPPRVTFVIDNNGIIRDVYSSQLMVKSHVKRAVEVLTALKSEKEPSV; from the coding sequence ATGCTTAAACCTGGAGATAAAGCCCCTGATTTCAATGCCTTATCAGATTCTGGTGAAAGCGTTTCGCTATCTGAATATTTGAAGAAGGGACCTGTTATTCTGTACTTCTATCCCAAGGATAATAGTCCAGGCTGCACTACTGAAGCAATATCCTTCAGAGAAAGTTGGAACAGGATAAGGGACTTAGGTGCTGATGTGATAGGTGTCAGTTCAGATGACGTTGAATCACACAGAGGATTCAAGAGCAGCTGCAACCTTCCTTTCACCCTCCTCTCCGACGTGGGTTCGAAGATCAGAAAGCTGTACGGGGTGACTGGCTTGCTCATCCCGCCTCGTGTTACGTTCGTAATCGACAATAATGGCATAATCAGAGATGTGTACAGTTCTCAACTCATGGTAAAGAGTCATGTGAAGAGGGCAGTCGAGGTACTTACAGCTCTCAAAAGTGAGAAGGAACCCTCCGTCTAG
- a CDS encoding amidohydrolase family protein — MPIRRITENIDTHLHLSTRKDDKLLPFAKRNGLHYDLQELSSIMERNNTSAGLLLSPPVSFWRPCPNEEILELAQASKGLLHPVLTVEGREASVLSALKLAEDHKKEVKGFKILLGYERIFPTDNIFKPLYDYCEERNLPVLFHTGDTADSRGSLLHSHPLNLDALANSRPNLKIVACHFGNPWLMDTAELLYKHENLYADISGLFTGGEGEYSSKYLQFLAKTISNAIYYIGNCDKILFGSDYPISLPGRVLQLVMNLEISSRDARKILFKNSKILFRI, encoded by the coding sequence TTGCCTATCAGAAGAATTACTGAAAACATAGACACTCATCTTCACCTTTCTACAAGGAAGGATGATAAGCTTCTACCTTTTGCAAAGAGAAACGGGCTTCATTATGACCTCCAAGAGCTATCTTCCATCATGGAAAGGAACAATACATCAGCCGGCCTGCTCCTCAGCCCTCCTGTCAGCTTCTGGAGGCCCTGCCCTAACGAAGAGATACTGGAACTGGCTCAAGCCAGCAAAGGTCTTCTCCATCCGGTATTAACTGTCGAAGGAAGAGAGGCATCTGTTTTATCTGCTTTAAAGCTGGCAGAAGATCATAAGAAAGAAGTGAAGGGTTTCAAGATACTTCTCGGCTATGAAAGGATATTTCCGACTGACAACATCTTCAAACCCCTGTATGACTACTGTGAAGAAAGGAACCTGCCTGTTCTCTTTCATACAGGTGATACTGCAGACAGCCGTGGCAGCTTGCTTCATTCCCATCCGCTCAACCTGGACGCGCTTGCAAATTCAAGACCAAACCTAAAGATTGTGGCTTGTCATTTTGGCAATCCATGGCTGATGGATACTGCAGAGCTTCTTTACAAGCACGAGAATCTGTATGCGGATATCTCTGGCCTCTTCACAGGCGGCGAAGGAGAATACTCTTCAAAATATCTTCAATTCCTAGCCAAGACAATCTCGAACGCCATCTATTATATAGGAAACTGTGACAAAATACTGTTCGGGAGCGACTATCCAATCTCCCTGCCAGGAAGGGTTCTGCAGCTAGTCATGAACCTAGAAATCTCTTCAAGAGATGCCAGAAAGATTCTTTTCAAAAACTCAAAAATACTGTTCAGGATATGA
- a CDS encoding GNAT family N-acetyltransferase: MSVNPYTEIVLTPFQERKKLEVILQESFEGWYLRHASSKLYQLQLVFSALLNGLPVGLAMLDEPSPTSTYLFYIAVRRDYRRMGIASKLVDHCISYSISVGKKEIFAAVEESNKPSLNLFTSKGFKRIGFREMSKRFGLTEAITMYRRMVVVPGESLLMLKL; the protein is encoded by the coding sequence ATGAGCGTCAACCCATACACGGAAATAGTTCTGACGCCTTTCCAGGAAAGAAAGAAGCTAGAGGTCATTCTACAAGAATCCTTCGAAGGATGGTACCTTAGGCATGCATCTTCCAAGCTCTATCAGCTTCAACTTGTCTTTTCAGCTCTGCTGAACGGACTGCCTGTGGGATTAGCTATGCTCGACGAACCCAGCCCGACATCAACCTATCTCTTCTACATAGCTGTAAGGCGAGATTACAGGAGGATGGGAATAGCCTCAAAGCTTGTGGACCACTGCATATCCTACTCTATCTCTGTCGGAAAGAAGGAGATTTTTGCAGCTGTAGAAGAATCTAACAAGCCATCGCTGAACCTGTTCACATCCAAGGGATTCAAAAGGATAGGTTTTCGCGAGATGAGCAAGAGATTCGGTCTTACAGAAGCCATAACTATGTACAGAAGAATGGTTGTTGTGCCTGGAGAGAGTCTACTTATGCTGAAGCTCTGA
- the lipB gene encoding lipoyl(octanoyl) transferase LipB, whose protein sequence is MKVEVFDLGMIDYGKALEMQRGLVKSLTMNENIDREILLLLEHPHVITLGRSTTTQNFREQPIPVYQVERGGDATYHGPGQLVGYPIFHLRDHDVKRLVNGIEEVLIRSVKHFGIVAERKEGHRGVWVSINGNKKKLASIGIAVSNWVTYHGFALNVNTDLSYFGLINPCGLPSEMLTSMERILGKKTDMQEVKKRVIEEFGTVFDAEIEISRAEPAFLAFERLKINVDE, encoded by the coding sequence TTGAAGGTCGAAGTATTTGACTTGGGAATGATTGATTATGGAAAGGCTCTTGAGATGCAAAGAGGCCTCGTCAAATCGCTAACTATGAACGAAAACATCGACAGAGAGATATTGCTGCTACTTGAGCACCCGCACGTTATAACACTGGGCAGAAGCACAACCACCCAGAACTTCAGAGAACAGCCCATACCCGTTTATCAGGTAGAAAGGGGAGGGGATGCCACATACCATGGGCCTGGTCAGCTTGTAGGGTACCCAATCTTCCATCTGAGAGACCATGATGTCAAGAGGCTGGTGAACGGAATAGAGGAGGTGTTGATTCGTTCTGTGAAACATTTTGGAATAGTTGCCGAGAGAAAAGAAGGTCACAGAGGAGTCTGGGTCAGTATAAATGGTAACAAGAAGAAGCTTGCTTCTATTGGTATTGCTGTCAGCAACTGGGTCACATACCATGGTTTTGCATTGAATGTGAATACCGACCTCTCATACTTCGGGCTGATTAACCCATGCGGTTTGCCTTCAGAGATGCTTACATCGATGGAAAGGATTCTTGGAAAGAAAACAGACATGCAGGAAGTCAAGAAAAGAGTTATTGAGGAATTCGGAACAGTTTTTGATGCAGAAATCGAAATTTCCAGAGCTGAACCTGCCTTCTTGGCTTTCGAGAGATTGAAGATAAATGTGGATGAGTGA
- the lpdA gene encoding dihydrolipoyl dehydrogenase: MSEFELLVIGGGPGGYVCAIRAAQLGLKTAIVERDRIGGECLNYACIPSKTLINVAKLYDKVLNGSRFGIKVDDINVDFSLLQQWREQVVNSLTSGVEQLCRGNGITLLKGEAVFSDRKTVLIKEDSSSSPKQITFDKAVIATGSNPSELPNVKFDGSVVIGSKEALQLKSLPEHLLVIGGGVVGMEIACLYSKLGSRVTVVELMDQLIPGYDTDVARTLQRLCEKRNITIHLSSKVTELKVSADSATAQVDTGKERVTLQADKVLLSVGRKPRSDGIGLERLGVEVDNRGFIKTDSRMMTNVDGIFAIGDVRGPPMLAHKASKEGIVAAEVAAGIPSEALWKTVPDAIFTDPEIASAGLTEIAARASGIDAKSTRFPFAALGRALTAGETDGFVKIVWEEGSKRVIGVQIIGASASDMISEAALAIEMGATLEDIALTMHPHPTFPEALMEAAEAAAGHPIHQLRLAFRK, from the coding sequence TTGAGCGAATTCGAACTTCTTGTCATTGGTGGAGGGCCTGGAGGGTATGTATGCGCCATAAGGGCAGCACAGCTGGGCCTGAAGACTGCTATTGTCGAGAGAGACAGGATAGGAGGCGAATGCCTCAACTATGCATGCATACCGTCAAAGACGCTGATCAACGTTGCGAAGCTGTATGATAAGGTGCTAAACGGTTCAAGGTTCGGGATAAAGGTAGATGACATAAACGTCGATTTCTCCCTGCTTCAGCAGTGGAGGGAGCAGGTTGTAAACAGCCTGACCTCTGGAGTTGAACAGCTCTGCAGGGGTAACGGCATAACTCTTCTGAAAGGAGAAGCAGTCTTCTCAGACAGGAAGACAGTTCTGATTAAAGAAGATAGTTCTTCATCACCAAAACAGATAACTTTTGACAAGGCTGTTATAGCCACGGGTTCAAACCCTTCTGAACTTCCAAACGTAAAATTTGATGGTAGCGTTGTGATAGGTTCAAAGGAGGCTCTCCAGCTGAAGAGCCTTCCTGAGCATCTGCTGGTGATAGGAGGAGGAGTTGTAGGGATGGAGATAGCATGCCTTTACTCAAAACTTGGCAGCAGGGTGACTGTTGTTGAGCTGATGGACCAGCTGATTCCTGGTTATGATACTGATGTGGCAAGAACTCTGCAGAGACTCTGTGAAAAGAGAAACATTACAATACACTTGAGCTCCAAGGTTACCGAGTTGAAGGTTAGTGCTGATTCTGCTACGGCGCAGGTTGACACAGGCAAGGAAAGAGTCACCCTACAAGCTGACAAAGTGCTCCTGAGTGTAGGAAGAAAACCAAGGAGCGATGGAATAGGACTGGAGAGGCTGGGTGTGGAGGTTGACAATAGAGGGTTCATCAAAACGGACAGCAGAATGATGACAAATGTAGATGGGATATTTGCGATAGGCGATGTAAGAGGCCCACCGATGCTTGCACATAAAGCGTCAAAGGAAGGAATAGTTGCTGCTGAAGTTGCTGCTGGCATACCATCTGAAGCGCTCTGGAAGACTGTACCTGATGCAATATTCACAGATCCTGAGATAGCTTCGGCAGGGTTGACGGAGATTGCTGCAAGAGCTTCAGGAATAGATGCGAAATCCACCAGATTCCCGTTTGCTGCGCTTGGAAGGGCGCTGACTGCAGGGGAAACTGATGGATTCGTGAAGATAGTATGGGAGGAAGGAAGCAAAAGGGTGATTGGTGTTCAGATAATAGGTGCATCTGCATCTGACATGATTTCAGAGGCAGCTTTAGCTATAGAGATGGGCGCTACGCTCGAAGACATAGCTTTGACTATGCATCCGCATCCCACTTTCCCAGAGGCATTAATGGAGGCTGCTGAAGCTGCTGCAGGGCACCCGATCCACCAGCTCAGACTTGCATTCAGGAAGTGA
- a CDS encoding dihydrolipoamide acetyltransferase family protein translates to MALQFRLPDIGEGVSEGEIVKVLVSIGQEVRVDQPLVEVMTDKVNVQIPSPYAGKVVNVLVKEGDRVKVGDVLIEIEGDSSQLAVSQSVQPEKREEAKETAPTVTASVSSQAAEKTVRAESVLATPAVRKLAKELGVDLATVRGSGPGGRVTEADVKQFRTAQGAREELIPLRGVRRMIAEHMVKARESTVPVTHVDEVDVTELVSLREAFKGSAEKRGVKLTYLPFIIKALIPALKEFPFMNASVDEENIVLKKYYNIGIATDTEQGLVVPVIKDADRKDIYQLAAEIEELSAKARAGRLALDEVKGGTFSITNVGSIGGLLATPVINYPEVAILGLHKIAKRPAVRNGMVEIRDMTYLSLTFDHRIIDGAYAARFLARVIDILQDSKKLLAEVL, encoded by the coding sequence TTGGCTCTTCAGTTTAGGCTTCCTGATATAGGAGAAGGAGTGAGCGAGGGAGAGATTGTAAAGGTTCTCGTTTCAATAGGCCAGGAAGTTAGGGTCGACCAGCCTCTCGTGGAAGTGATGACAGATAAGGTGAACGTCCAGATACCATCCCCTTACGCAGGAAAAGTTGTGAACGTGCTTGTGAAAGAAGGGGACAGGGTAAAGGTTGGCGACGTACTGATAGAGATAGAAGGTGATTCATCGCAGCTAGCAGTTTCCCAGAGCGTACAGCCTGAGAAAAGAGAGGAAGCTAAAGAGACTGCTCCAACTGTGACTGCAAGTGTTTCCAGCCAGGCAGCAGAAAAGACGGTTAGAGCAGAGTCTGTGCTTGCCACCCCAGCTGTGAGAAAGCTCGCAAAGGAGCTGGGTGTTGATCTGGCTACGGTAAGAGGTTCAGGCCCTGGCGGAAGGGTAACGGAGGCTGATGTAAAACAGTTCAGAACTGCGCAGGGTGCAAGAGAGGAGCTGATACCTCTTAGAGGGGTGAGAAGGATGATAGCTGAGCATATGGTTAAAGCTAGGGAAAGCACTGTTCCTGTCACTCATGTTGACGAAGTAGATGTCACTGAGCTCGTTTCTCTAAGGGAAGCGTTCAAGGGAAGCGCGGAGAAGAGAGGGGTTAAACTGACTTACCTACCTTTCATAATAAAGGCGCTGATACCAGCGCTGAAAGAGTTTCCTTTCATGAACGCATCTGTGGACGAAGAGAATATAGTGCTGAAGAAGTACTACAACATAGGGATAGCAACAGATACAGAGCAGGGACTTGTTGTGCCTGTCATTAAGGACGCAGACAGGAAAGATATATACCAGCTTGCTGCTGAAATAGAAGAGCTGTCTGCAAAAGCTAGAGCTGGTAGGCTGGCGCTTGATGAAGTGAAGGGCGGGACGTTCAGCATTACGAACGTGGGTTCAATAGGAGGCCTCTTGGCGACGCCCGTGATAAATTACCCTGAAGTTGCGATTCTTGGCCTTCATAAAATTGCGAAGAGACCAGCAGTCAGAAATGGAATGGTTGAGATCAGAGACATGACCTATCTCTCTTTAACGTTCGACCACAGAATAATAGACGGTGCCTACGCAGCCCGCTTTCTAGCTAGAGTAATCGATATACTCCAGGACTCCAAGAAGCTGCTGGCTGAAGTCCTTTGA
- the lipA gene encoding lipoyl synthase, translating to MAVAEARPEWLKIVSRRNDKFEELGLMFERLNLHTVCQEAHCPNIFDCWNHGTATLMLLGDVCSRACRFCMVKPGRPNGIVDEFEPEHVAYALSKMDLSYVVLTSVDRDDLPDGGASHFARTIRKVRESCPQLMIEVLIPDFQNDVDALKVVVDARPDVISHNIETTLSLTPTVRDPRAGYWQSLSVLKNVKKLDPSIYTKSSIMLGLGESDEEVQLAMMHLRDAQVDFLTIGQYLRPSKQHLEVKEYVKPERFRRFRELGLSMGFKYVASGPLVRSSYRAGEFFMKGIARQRSMTEQLQR from the coding sequence ATGGCTGTTGCCGAAGCCAGACCTGAATGGCTGAAGATTGTATCCAGAAGGAACGATAAATTTGAAGAGTTGGGTTTAATGTTTGAGAGACTGAACCTGCATACAGTGTGTCAGGAAGCTCATTGCCCTAACATATTCGACTGCTGGAACCATGGCACAGCAACGCTGATGCTTCTAGGTGATGTCTGCAGCAGAGCTTGCAGGTTTTGCATGGTGAAGCCTGGAAGACCCAACGGAATCGTTGATGAGTTTGAGCCTGAGCATGTAGCCTATGCATTATCTAAGATGGACCTGAGCTACGTTGTTCTAACTTCGGTCGACAGGGATGACCTGCCTGATGGCGGTGCGTCTCATTTCGCAAGGACAATAAGAAAGGTCAGAGAAAGCTGCCCCCAGCTGATGATCGAAGTTCTAATACCTGATTTTCAGAACGATGTCGACGCTCTGAAGGTTGTTGTTGATGCAAGGCCTGATGTGATTTCGCACAACATAGAAACAACTCTATCTCTTACTCCGACGGTCAGAGACCCCAGAGCTGGATACTGGCAATCTCTATCGGTATTGAAGAATGTCAAGAAACTTGATCCATCAATATACACAAAGTCATCGATAATGCTAGGCCTGGGAGAGAGCGATGAAGAGGTGCAGCTTGCAATGATGCACTTGAGGGATGCACAGGTGGATTTCCTGACAATAGGACAGTATCTGAGACCATCAAAGCAGCACCTTGAAGTAAAAGAGTATGTTAAGCCGGAGAGGTTCAGACGCTTTAGGGAGCTGGGATTGAGTATGGGCTTCAAGTATGTTGCCTCAGGACCCTTGGTAAGAAGCAGCTACAGGGCTGGAGAATTCTTCATGAAGGGCATTGCCAGACAGAGAAGCATGACTGAGCAGCTTCAGAGATGA
- a CDS encoding acyl-CoA thioesterase: MASPEELSEVPLPAKKVSESAIVLYRLMMPNDANPSGNVFGGTILKLMDEVASIVAFRHCRKNVVTASIDRMSFFAPVYVGNLIALKASVNYVGTTSMEIGVRIEAEDLKTGKVVHTGSSYLTYVALDENGKPTPIPKIIPETDEERRRYNQAIARRKLREAELQALKAGEK, translated from the coding sequence ATGGCCTCACCTGAAGAGTTGAGCGAAGTTCCGTTACCTGCGAAGAAGGTATCAGAGTCTGCCATAGTTCTGTATAGGCTGATGATGCCAAACGACGCGAATCCTTCTGGAAACGTCTTTGGCGGTACCATACTGAAACTGATGGACGAAGTTGCGAGCATAGTCGCATTCCGCCATTGCAGGAAGAATGTTGTTACAGCCTCGATAGACAGGATGAGCTTCTTCGCCCCAGTCTACGTCGGAAATCTCATAGCTTTGAAGGCATCAGTGAATTATGTTGGTACCACTTCGATGGAGATAGGGGTAAGAATCGAAGCTGAGGACTTGAAGACTGGCAAAGTGGTGCATACAGGGTCAAGCTATCTGACTTACGTAGCGCTCGACGAAAACGGTAAGCCCACACCGATCCCGAAGATAATCCCAGAAACGGATGAAGAAAGAAGAAGATACAACCAGGCAATAGCTAGGAGGAAACTGAGAGAAGCAGAATTGCAGGCACTCAAGGCTGGGGAGAAATAA
- a CDS encoding helix-turn-helix domain-containing protein — translation MDERQTIEYQLRGKTLKVYLYLLKQKREVGVREVQRELGFSSPSVSFHHLEKLVELGLAVKKENGEYELVKSVDVGVLQAFTNIAGFTLPRLSFYAVFFSVIAFSYLALSQNYLDPIALVGCFGSAIGFWYETVRTWRRRPF, via the coding sequence TTGGACGAGAGACAGACGATAGAATACCAGCTCAGGGGAAAGACACTGAAGGTCTACCTATATCTTCTGAAACAAAAGAGGGAAGTAGGTGTGAGGGAGGTGCAAAGAGAGCTAGGCTTTTCAAGTCCCAGTGTTTCCTTTCATCATCTTGAAAAGCTGGTGGAGCTCGGGCTTGCTGTAAAAAAGGAGAACGGAGAGTACGAGCTGGTCAAAAGCGTCGATGTTGGGGTGTTGCAGGCCTTCACGAATATTGCAGGATTTACATTGCCCAGGTTAAGTTTTTACGCAGTCTTCTTCTCAGTTATAGCCTTCTCCTACCTGGCTCTCAGCCAGAACTACCTTGACCCGATTGCGCTCGTTGGCTGCTTCGGCTCTGCAATCGGCTTCTGGTACGAAACAGTAAGGACCTGGAGGAGAAGGCCGTTCTGA
- a CDS encoding DUF58 domain-containing protein, translated as MVSIPAIVFILMARVITPPHLGVETIREIEKSVLLQGDTLKVQITIANRGEELAILRVTDELPRNMKLVDGSNVILVSLKKDETKIFTYSVSPSLPGRYIFSDLKVEAMDPLQIFCMRKSVEAEREEEIRAYPYVETTRNSMVMLSLRNQPGENRSRKQGEGEEFYSVRNYLPGDRLKRVNWKASARHVALYTNQYTSELAGEVMIVLDSRFGLLAAGDEEEQFRYCSSAAATLAYTSLMRRNSVGLMIMGDLLEKVPPAYGYKQLRKILAALSDFRPGRRWQVSKVSSYLRLLFPRVNDVAIITPLVDEEILRAASNLHQDSFNTIVVSPDIWSSKTGNSNYLEDRVAAKLFVAKRRMMIGRVRRFAVVVDWNTSTQLSHSIRGASREGRLAVT; from the coding sequence GTGGTCTCCATTCCGGCAATCGTCTTCATACTCATGGCAAGGGTCATAACTCCACCCCATCTTGGAGTAGAAACGATTCGCGAAATAGAAAAAAGTGTGCTGTTGCAAGGTGACACCTTGAAAGTACAAATCACAATAGCCAACAGAGGAGAAGAGCTAGCAATTCTAAGAGTTACTGATGAACTTCCAAGAAATATGAAGCTTGTTGATGGTTCGAATGTGATACTTGTCAGCCTGAAAAAAGACGAAACAAAAATCTTCACTTACTCAGTCAGCCCTTCACTGCCAGGAAGATACATCTTTTCTGACCTCAAGGTTGAAGCGATGGACCCTCTTCAGATCTTCTGTATGAGAAAATCGGTAGAGGCAGAAAGAGAGGAAGAAATAAGGGCCTATCCATACGTTGAGACAACCAGAAACAGCATGGTTATGCTGTCTCTCCGTAACCAGCCTGGTGAGAACAGGTCGAGGAAACAGGGGGAAGGAGAGGAATTCTATTCCGTCAGAAACTACCTGCCTGGAGACAGGTTGAAGAGGGTCAATTGGAAAGCTTCGGCAAGGCATGTAGCACTTTACACAAATCAGTATACTTCTGAGCTGGCAGGAGAAGTGATGATAGTTCTGGATTCCAGGTTCGGGCTGCTTGCAGCTGGGGATGAAGAAGAGCAGTTCAGGTATTGTTCAAGCGCAGCAGCAACCTTGGCCTACACTTCTCTCATGCGAAGGAATAGTGTTGGCCTCATGATCATGGGAGACCTGCTGGAAAAGGTCCCGCCTGCTTATGGCTACAAGCAGCTCAGAAAGATACTTGCAGCTCTGTCCGACTTTAGGCCAGGCAGAAGATGGCAGGTGAGCAAGGTGAGCAGTTACCTCAGGCTTCTCTTCCCCAGGGTGAACGACGTAGCCATAATCACCCCCCTTGTTGATGAGGAGATTCTCAGGGCTGCATCTAATCTGCACCAAGACAGCTTCAATACGATTGTCGTTTCACCTGACATCTGGTCCAGCAAGACTGGCAATTCCAACTACCTTGAAGATAGAGTTGCTGCAAAATTGTTCGTAGCTAAGAGAAGGATGATGATTGGCAGGGTAAGAAGGTTTGCAGTGGTGGTTGACTGGAACACTTCTACCCAGCTCTCACATTCGATCAGAGGCGCGAGCAGAGAGGGTAGGCTGGCGGTAACTTGA